A genomic window from Antedon mediterranea chromosome 4, ecAntMedi1.1, whole genome shotgun sequence includes:
- the LOC140047980 gene encoding acetylserotonin O-methyltransferase-like translates to MYESNKEYSAIFLKGMHQLSSITSPGVAKTFDLSPFCEICDLGGGSGALAYALASEYPDATVTVFDLAPAVVEAKKITPDENERKNVKFVAGDFFQDEFPPAKLYTFARIIHNWGLEKVHNLLKKTFRSLKSGGAVLIAELLLNENKTGPLETVFLDINMMVEASGRERTETEYRLLLEQNGFVDFECKSVEGHGGFHTMIAKKP, encoded by the exons ATgtatgaatcaaataaagagTACTCGGCAATATTTCTAAAGGGTATGCACCAGTTATCGTCCATTACCTCACCAGGAGTTGCAAAAACATTTGACCTTTCACCTTTTTGTGAGATATGCGATTTAGGAG GTGGTTCTGGGGCATTAGCATACGCCTTAGCCTCTGAATATCCAGACGCAACGGTAACAGTGTTTGACTTGGCTCCTGCTGTAGTAGAGGCGAAGAAAATAACACCAGACGAAAACGAaagaaaaaatgtcaaatttgtTGCTGGAGATTTCTTTCAAGATGAATTTCCTCCAGCTAAGTTGTATACTTTTGCAAGAATTATTCATAATTGGGGATTGGAAAAAGTGCACAACCTGCTGAAAAAGACATTTAGATCTTTGAAATCTG GTGGTGCTGTTTTGATAGCAGAACTTCTATTGAACGAGAATAAAACTGGCCCTCTAGAAACAGTATTCCTGGACATTAATATGATGGTTGAAGCGTCTGGAAGAGAAAGAACTGAGACAGAGTACCGTCTATTATTGGAACAAAATGGATTTGTTGATTTCGAATGCAAATCTGTAGAAGGACACGGTGGTTTTCATACGATGATTGCTAAAAAACCATAA